GCACAACCAGCATGTTTCTTCAAAAGAATAAGCTGGGTCTTGTTTGGTTTAAGCTCGTACCGGTAAGCCTTATTTACCAACATTTTCTATAGCCTCCATAGCTTTCTTGACCCGGTTTCTGGCCGACCTTCTCCCATACAGACGAGCACAGAACGAAGTTAATACCTCAATCATGTCCTGCACTAAGTCGTCTTTGACTTCGCCCGGTTC
This is a stretch of genomic DNA from Calderihabitans maritimus. It encodes these proteins:
- a CDS encoding helix-turn-helix domain-containing protein, translating into MLVNKAYRYELKPNKTQLILLKKHAGCA